From a region of the Candidatus Desulfofervidus auxilii genome:
- a CDS encoding glycosyltransferase family 4 protein: MNILQTEASPNFGGQEYEMVLEAKELAKRGHFVILIINSKNKILAEIIKQFKLNFYQLPFKNTIDLFSIIKMRKIIKKHNIEIIHSHSPKDHWISYWATLNSNIPILRWRDIINPVPSKWHRSFIYKRGCKYLLVRCNMIKEMFIKNNKINPKKIKVIPASIDFEKFNPNINGNYIRSEFNIPLNATIIALIAQIRPEKGHKYFIEAANYLKDRPNIYFLIVGGETDKSSIRINELKDLVNKFGLKNIIFTGFRKDIPQIMSTIDILVLPSTDVESVGRVILEAFAMKKPVIATSIGGIPEFVLNKKTGILIPPHNSKAIAEAIDFILNNPLKTKEMIENAYDFVKRNFSVETIVDKIEKIQNDALK, translated from the coding sequence ATGAACATTCTTCAAACAGAGGCTAGCCCAAATTTTGGTGGTCAAGAATATGAAATGGTTTTAGAGGCAAAAGAATTAGCAAAAAGAGGGCATTTTGTAATTTTAATTATAAATTCCAAAAATAAAATTTTGGCAGAGATTATTAAACAATTTAAATTAAATTTTTATCAATTACCTTTTAAAAATACTATTGATTTATTCTCTATAATCAAAATGCGAAAAATAATTAAAAAACATAATATAGAAATTATCCATTCTCATAGTCCAAAGGACCATTGGATATCTTATTGGGCAACTTTAAACTCTAATATCCCTATTTTAAGATGGAGAGATATAATTAATCCAGTTCCTTCTAAATGGCATCGTTCCTTTATTTATAAAAGAGGATGCAAATATCTTCTTGTAAGATGCAATATGATTAAAGAGATGTTTATTAAAAATAATAAAATAAATCCTAAAAAAATAAAAGTTATTCCAGCAAGTATAGATTTTGAAAAATTTAATCCAAATATAAATGGAAATTATATTAGAAGTGAATTTAACATTCCATTAAATGCAACTATAATAGCCCTTATTGCTCAGATAAGACCAGAAAAAGGACATAAATACTTTATAGAAGCAGCAAATTATTTAAAAGATAGACCAAATATTTATTTCTTAATTGTTGGTGGGGAAACAGATAAGTCATCAATTCGAATTAATGAACTTAAAGATTTAGTAAATAAATTTGGATTAAAAAATATAATTTTTACAGGTTTTCGTAAAGATATTCCTCAAATTATGTCAACAATAGATATTTTGGTATTACCTTCTACTGATGTAGAATCTGTTGGGAGAGTAATATTAGAAGCATTTGCTATGAAAAAACCTGTAATTGCTACATCTATAGGTGGTATACCAGAATTTGTTTTAAATAAAAAAACAGGTATATTAATCCCTCCACATAATAGTAAAGCCATTGCTGAGGCAATAGATTTTATTTTAAATAATCCTTTAAAAACAAAAGAAATGATAGAAAATGCCTATGATTTTGTTAAAAGGAATTTTTCTGTAGAAACTATTGTAGATAAGATTGAAAAGATTCAAAATGATGCCTTAAAATGA
- a CDS encoding glycosyltransferase family 2 protein, whose protein sequence is MKKLSVNVITFNEAHKLEKCLESVKWADEIIVIDSFSTDNTKEICSKYPNLKVFDYPFMGYGRMRNIAIEKSSGDWILSLDTDERVTDRLKEEILEILKKDPPYDGFRIPRKSYFLGKWIKHCGWYPDYRSTQLFRKGFGEYTDYLAHDHFEFYNKAKIGTLKGHIEHETCLQIKEMFYKTQRYSELMAKEMHKRGKKFHAHQLITHPFFAFLRMYFFKKGFLDGIHGLILSTEQAYYTFLKYVKLWEIEKNEHSSNRG, encoded by the coding sequence ATGAAGAAACTATCAGTAAATGTGATTACTTTTAATGAGGCTCATAAGTTAGAAAAATGCTTAGAGAGTGTAAAATGGGCTGATGAGATTATTGTTATAGATTCTTTTAGTACAGACAATACAAAAGAGATTTGTTCTAAGTATCCTAATTTAAAAGTGTTTGATTATCCATTTATGGGCTATGGAAGAATGCGCAATATTGCAATTGAAAAATCTAGTGGTGATTGGATCTTAAGTTTAGATACAGATGAAAGAGTAACAGATAGGTTAAAAGAAGAAATATTAGAAATTTTAAAAAAAGACCCTCCTTATGATGGTTTTAGGATTCCTAGAAAAAGTTATTTTTTAGGAAAATGGATAAAGCATTGTGGTTGGTATCCTGATTATCGCTCAACACAACTTTTCAGAAAAGGATTTGGAGAATATACAGATTATTTAGCACATGATCACTTTGAATTTTATAATAAGGCAAAGATTGGTACTTTAAAAGGACATATTGAACATGAAACATGTTTACAGATAAAAGAAATGTTTTATAAAACGCAAAGATATTCAGAGTTAATGGCAAAGGAGATGCATAAAAGAGGGAAAAAATTTCATGCTCATCAATTAATTACACATCCTTTTTTTGCTTTTTTACGCATGTATTTTTTTAAAAAAGGTTTTTTAGATGGCATTCATGGACTTATACTTTCTACTGAACAAGCATATTATACTTTTTTAAAATATGTAAAACTTTGGGAAATTGAAAAAAATGAACATTCTTCAAACAGAGGCTAG
- a CDS encoding glycosyltransferase family 2 protein: MKVSIIVTTYNRPLALKRVLEGLIFQTHLPDEVIIADDGSGKETEEVIKNFIKKSPFKVLHVWQEDKGFRAAKIRNKAIKLATSEYIIFLDGDCIPNKYFISDHLFLAEKNCFVQGKRVLVSKDLEPKFSFFEANSFSFLIWAGLKRKISNTHHIFRFKKFPAFKHRKIKGIKGCNMAFFKKDLLAVNGFNEDFEGWGREDTELAIRCYKYGLYRKEHPFLAICFHLWHPPYSRDGLSKNDALLAKTLTSNGYFCKNGIVKGENDEETISKCDYF; encoded by the coding sequence ATGAAAGTTTCAATCATTGTAACCACATATAATCGTCCATTAGCCTTAAAAAGGGTATTAGAAGGATTAATTTTTCAAACCCATTTGCCAGATGAAGTCATTATTGCTGATGATGGTTCTGGTAAAGAAACAGAAGAAGTAATTAAAAATTTTATAAAAAAATCGCCATTTAAAGTATTGCATGTATGGCAGGAAGATAAAGGATTTAGAGCAGCAAAGATAAGAAATAAAGCTATTAAATTAGCTACTTCAGAATATATTATTTTTTTAGATGGTGATTGCATCCCAAACAAATACTTTATTTCTGATCATCTATTTTTGGCAGAAAAAAATTGTTTTGTTCAAGGTAAAAGGGTATTGGTAAGTAAGGATTTAGAACCAAAATTTTCTTTTTTTGAAGCAAATTCCTTTTCTTTTTTAATATGGGCAGGTTTAAAAAGAAAGATTTCTAATACACACCATATATTTCGTTTTAAAAAATTTCCTGCATTTAAACACAGGAAAATTAAAGGAATAAAAGGATGTAATATGGCTTTTTTTAAAAAAGACTTATTAGCAGTAAATGGATTTAATGAAGACTTTGAAGGATGGGGAAGAGAGGATACAGAATTGGCAATAAGATGTTATAAATATGGGCTTTATCGTAAAGAACACCCTTTTTTGGCCATCTGTTTCCATTTATGGCATCCACCTTATTCAAGAGATGGATTAAGTAAAAATGATGCCCTTTTAGCTAAGACTTTAACATCCAATGGATATTTTTGTAAAAATGGTATTGTAAAAGGAGAAAATGATGAAGAAACTATCAGTAAATGTGATTACTTTTAA
- a CDS encoding NTPase yields the protein MKILLTGPPRIGKTTIIKKVINLFKKDGYKLCGFYTEEIKEKGKRVGFKLVTLDGKEIIFSHINFKTPFKVSKYKVDIKALEKVLMSLKPTLEEIVIIDEIGKMECLSERFKKFIWDLLHEKYLFLGTIAIKGDSFIEDIKKLKQIKLIEVNINNRDDLPRIIRNYYKYESFNHCNHI from the coding sequence ATGAAGATTTTATTAACAGGGCCACCACGTATTGGAAAGACAACTATTATTAAAAAAGTTATAAATCTGTTTAAAAAAGATGGTTATAAATTATGTGGATTTTATACTGAAGAAATAAAAGAAAAAGGTAAAAGAGTAGGATTTAAATTAGTTACTTTAGATGGGAAAGAGATTATTTTTAGCCATATTAATTTTAAAACACCATTTAAGGTGAGCAAATATAAAGTAGATATAAAGGCACTTGAAAAGGTATTAATGAGTTTAAAACCTACTTTAGAAGAAATTGTTATCATTGATGAAATAGGAAAGATGGAGTGTCTTTCAGAAAGATTTAAAAAATTTATATGGGATTTATTACATGAAAAATATTTATTTTTAGGCACAATTGCTATAAAAGGTGATTCTTTTATAGAAGACATTAAAAAGCTTAAACAAATAAAATTAATAGAAGTAAACATAAATAATCGAGATGACTTACCAAGAATAATAAGAAATTATTATAAATATGAAAGTTTCAATCATTGTAACCACATATAA